In Desulfobulbaceae bacterium, a genomic segment contains:
- a CDS encoding KH domain-containing protein, whose amino-acid sequence MKELVTFIAKALVDKPEEVQVEEVDKDDMVVEELRVAKEDLGKVIGKQGRTARAIRTLLTATASKADKRARLEIIE is encoded by the coding sequence ATGAAAGAACTCGTTACTTTTATTGCTAAAGCCCTGGTCGACAAGCCTGAAGAGGTTCAGGTTGAAGAAGTTGACAAGGATGATATGGTTGTAGAAGAACTTCGTGTTGCCAAGGAAGATCTCGGTAAGGTTATAGGTAAACAGGGTCGAACTGCACGGGCAATCAGGACACTTTTGACTGCAACAGCCAGTAAGGCTGATAAAAGGGCAAGGCTTGAAATTATAGAGTAG
- the rpsP gene encoding 30S ribosomal protein S16 produces the protein MAVRIRLSRFGRKKQPFYRIVVQDSQSPRDGRFLEVVGTYNPMVETNSVELKHDKVQYWLDRGALPTTTVKSILAKNAAPQPVAE, from the coding sequence ATGGCAGTACGAATTAGATTAAGTCGGTTTGGCCGCAAGAAACAACCTTTCTACCGAATAGTTGTGCAGGACTCTCAGTCTCCACGTGACGGTCGTTTTTTGGAAGTTGTTGGAACATATAATCCAATGGTTGAGACTAATTCTGTTGAACTCAAACACGACAAAGTTCAGTATTGGCTTGATCGAGGTGCACTGCCAACCACGACAGTGAAGAGCATTTTAGCCAAGAATGCTGCCCCACAGCCAGTAGCCGAATAA